Below is a window of Bombus pascuorum chromosome 16, iyBomPasc1.1, whole genome shotgun sequence DNA.
TTTAAATACATCCGAAGCTGCACTTCGTCTTCTTATCTCCATTTTTCTTGGTAATTAATGTCTTCAGAAGGACATTGCTTCCtttttttacgattattatttacaatatttaacatCAATACATTGgcgtatataaaatacatgtatacattAACCTATAGCCTgatctcgtttttgtttattacatcAGTGATTGCATAATCAAATTGCACATCGATTTACttgttatgtattataatttcttatgtATTTCTAGAAATACATTTCCAGATCTCAATTTGTCATTTTAGAATTGGAAATACTATTTCCACACTTTTGCAGCGTTTTGAGGTTGAAGGTTATGTCATTTTTGCTGCACATGCGTACGTGATATGTACTTTAATTCTTTCGTAAAGTAGTCAAGATTATCCTAATAGTAACTATTGCAATaggaaacaatatttttcattatttagaTTGTTTAATCTTGAATCCTAGACCAAACTTTATACAGAAGTAATTGTATgtcatattataaaatctgtAATTTAGTCAGTTAGGATTTATTATTGACTTTGGCTATAAAGAAACATACAAGTTGTTTATCTGAAATGTATACTGTTtggttatattaaaatttatatttgaacaTATGTGTTATTATGTGTGTGTTTTAGTGattgtaagaataaaaataattactatttACTTTAGTAGTAACTCCATTTCTCGTCCTAATCTGTCATATTTCTCTAttccttgttttattttatgcaaattattttacgaCGGAAATTGCAACATCattgcaatatatataatattctagcttaatgaaagaatttatatttacaattataaattattttctttgtttttcaattGTGGAATTATTGTGGATAAGAACATTGTTAATAATAACTATTGCGTTCCAATTATCcgtattgtatttaaatttcgtatcattgattacttttatcttttttatcgtcTCTCAAAGCTATATATGTTACGATAATAACCATATAACAGATTTTCACGTATTGgtgtattatttttagattaattaattaaattatcatacAAACATTATCATAaagttaattatttgtaatatgaCTAATTTCGAAATTGATGAAAACGAATTACAAGTATCAATAATTGCAACTAgatatgaatttaatttataaaatgtacgtgaaatgaaacattcgtaaaaatatttcgatgaaactcgagaataatacaattataactGAACTTTCAGGATTACCCATCGCCCTTCTTCACAGATATACTTTGTACGGAAAATGTCCAGTTTTTcaacatatattttttgcaaCCTGTGGCGTTTTGATTTGCTTATGGAATTatggtaattattttttttcagaaaatgatatttaaataaagaagaatatttgagaaaaagattattatttcttgaatttttaaaatacattttcatgttttgtcttatattttttattgtatttcaattatatacgtttatttcttcgagaaaatgaattgaaattttagagtgtgtaatatatttgttactttaagaattattaaaatatgatgaATTATTCAATAGTAATTAAATCGGAAAGCAATtcggaaattatttaaaggtATTGATCGACatactaaaataatttttctttcgcgtattggaaagattttataaattgattgaTTAATTGATAACAGTAgatgtaattttcattaaaaaatattttgaatcaaTTCTTTAAGGAACTAGTTGACTATAAGTATTGTGTACTTACAGGGCTCAATATACTTCACTCAGCAGCAGCAATGTATGTTACATATTGTGTCTTAAAACGCCTTGGTGGTTCCTCTTTATCTGTtgtcattatttttatcttcaataTGGCTTATCTTCTATGCGGTATGAAGAATCCATAGCAcactattatttatacttatataacaGTTCGtgcgattttttaaaatatgtaaattaataagcAAACAACCTACTAATCTTCGGCAAAAAACGTaggaataaaagatatttgacTTGTTCTATATAATTAGCttcattttattaagaaaatattatcaatgtttACAAATTGTCCAGAAATCGTGCGaactattataaattatagtaaaaGTATCGTTAGTTTTAATTGAGcgcaatttataaaaaattatgtgtaaatatttgcataaCATATATTGCTTCTTAAATAACGATGATAAATAACTTAATACGTTTGATGCGATATCGATTACTGTTAATCAACAAAAGTTTCTCCGTTCACGTGACGCCGGTCATCGGTTAATGTTGTGTAATGGATGTATAACAAGTGTCCAACAGGTAATATacatcatatatatatatttcaagaaaatcgtattattttaaattaaaataaacaatgaaatacatacttatttatttttatatatattattaatatatataatattatatataataataatataatattatatatagtatatataataataacatatatattaataattatataataataaaatatatattaataatatatataataataaataaatatatatttcattgtttattttaatttaaaataatacgattttcttgaaatttattccaaattaaTTCCACGTGGTGGATgtattaataatgtaaataattgataaagcaaataatttcaagtttATTCAATAGTTGCGTTACTTGGAactaatacaatttaatagaTCGTAAAACTTAACGTGTGCAGATAATTGTAACTTCGTGGTACATGTTACCGTTTCACTTGAAAtgatatatacagggtgtcctgTAATATATGAGATTTAAAGATCGGTTTAGTacaagaaaagaatgaaaagaattcATATGAACATCTGATAATgttcttttcaatttatccTTATTCAAGTTACGGCGAGGTTCTTCTTTAACAAACTGTATCTGCTTACTTTCATAACAGACCAAATCTCTTTGTATATGATTGCAGGTCTGCATTAATattgattgtaaatattgaTTGTCCAATACTGTAcgtgataaaatttaaacaaatctaTAACTATACTTCCATCGCGTTTTAGTCAAATAAGTAGGTTTAACAATAGaaatgtgtgtgtatatatatataatataattgccCAACTAAAATGCGGCAGAACATCATTTCAAGTTAAACACTTTCTATAACATAAAAACAAGGacgaatagaatttttatctttttcacaTGCTAAATTTATCtctaaaatgatttatatatattacagaaTACTCCTGTATCTAGatgataaattaaacatagtaaagatattatacattatcaaaataatattcgtttttatcgtttacAGGATATTATATGACAAGTACAGATGACTATGATATAAAATGGACTATGCCACAGTGTGTATTAACTCTGCGATTAATTGGTCTTGCGTTCAATTTGCTGGACGGTCAAAAACCCGAGGTACGTACAGAACAACAAATAGCGTAATACACGCGATGGAAGTATCTAATTGATGAATAAATAGCTGAGTTAAAGAATCGAAGTTAAAATTTAAGTTAAATACAACAATTAAGAAGGGTGaataagaaacgaaggaaatttcCTTTCAAAAGGAAGGTTAACTAATGACATTACCATTTTAGGAAAAATTGTCTGTATCGCAGAAACAAGTGGCCTTGAAAGAACAACCAACGTTTTTAGAGATTGCAGCATTTGCATATTTTCCAGGATCGTTTCTCGTTGGGCCACAATTTAGCATGAAAAGGTACTTAGACTATGTAAATGGACGATATACGATGATCGATACGAATTCTGTAAGTCATACTAAAATACTAATTAAGTAATCGAACAAATTGTAAGAACTTTCTAATTGATATATAGGATATCTCAGATCTTTTTCGACAAACGGTGCCAACATGTTCTATGAGTAAAactaagagaaaaatattacacaatcttataaataattcatgaaCAGAATTACAAGAAAAAGTCTGATTTATCGCtcgatatatatgtatatatcgagAAGAGAACGAATACACGTCACAAACTAATATAAGGAATTTCTAATGCATTCACTGAaacgaattataattaataaaaaaatgtgatAAATCTCATTTTTCACTGatgttaattttacatttatgaaaataggtaacattttgaaataagGTTAGAGTAAATATTGTCAACCTATTTTCATATTGtgttaaagaaaagattaatccattattattacatactttgtattatattaataagatattttatataaaacatgtttacatttatgtaatatattttcttactcTAACTTTTGTAACATGGTGGCACACTTTCATCTATTGTTGTAAAACTTatgcaatataatataaagaaaaaataatttattttttatatttttagttctctatgaaagaagaaattgaacttcATGATTGTATCATTCCTGGTATTTCTCGAATGTTTGTTGGATGTATATACTTGACATTCTATCAATTAGGGACTTCATACATTCCCAATCAATATCTATTGAGTGCAGAATTCCGAGAACAGACATTCTTGAAACGTCTTTTTACGATTGGCTTTTGGGGTCATTTCaatctgtataaatatatttcttgttgGTTATTAGCTGAAGGGGTAAGGAAagcatgtatatatatatatatatatatgtttataatatgtacTGTTTCAGGTTTaagcatttaaaaaaattattgagataaatatagattaataatctattgattaattaattaataatttataattaatcaatGTTAACAATTACTTATTATTGTTTGCTTTGAAtcataaaacataattttcatttcaggTTTGTACAACTTTTGGTTTAACTTATAATGGAAAGGATGAGAAAGGTCGTCCTCTGTGGAATGGTtgtgaaaatgttaaattgttaaaatttgaaacagcaACTCAGTTTAATGATTATATCTTATCATTTAATATAAACACTAATAATTGGTGCGCGGAATATATTTACAAGAGATTGAAATTTCTGGgatcaaaaatatatagtcaGTTTTTCACCCTGGTGTTTCTCGCAGTTTGGCATGGACTTCATTCAGGATACTATGTATGCTTCTTCCTCGAGTTTATTATCATGTATGCTGAAAAAGATGTAAGtctgatattaattttacattatatattccTATATGCATTGATTAAGCAATTGGTTATTTACCTTGATTACGATCAGGTAAATGATTGTTTAATGGCTTACttaaaagttttataatttataaattcagtattatattcttcttgttattatgtactatataatatatataatatcatgtttatttttggtagaaatatacattgatattaatgttatatttcctcaaaatgtaatttattaaattataacttataaaattGGCCAGATAGACTAAATACATTAAGTAAGCTATTAttcaattaatgaaattattattaaaatagttaaTGAACTAATTATTTGtcaatttaatatcattaCACTGAGTAAAAtcttgtattaatttttgtagttATCTCAAATATTGAAGAGACAACAGAAATTACAAAGCTTATTAAACAGTCGTCCAGAACTTCAAATTCTCACATGGATTCTTATGAACATGtacacatttatttttatgggtTATTGTCTTgtttgttttacatttttgtcaTACCCTCGTTATCATCAAGtttacttttctatttattattgtgGTCATATAATATATCTCTCTTATCCACTGATTTCACtatttattaagatattttttctaaaaaaacgGTCTAAAAAACTTGAAGAgtaatgtaaatgtaaaaaagtttctgaataagttttaactttttattgaTGATGCTAAATATAAGGAAAGTGATAGAAATGAAATAGTGAAGGGTACATTGTCTTCAAATACTGGGATCGCACACAATTTGTTGAAGTACAAGAAgtatttataaactatttttgaaaagtgccaattaagataataaaatatacaatagattttttatgaatagtAGACGGTTGTAATTtctgtataaataaaagaaaatttatgttttaaccTCCCAGAAATGACCTATTTATACTTTtggaaatctttttttaagaaggaaaagaaatggaaaatttcacTAATCTTTAATCTTTCATTAAGCAAGAACttaataaatttgcaatgTAGGAGTATGGTTTTTTAATCATACCTAATGCTTATATCTTGACATGTTCGTTTTAGGTAtttgaaaaaacattttatttttggaaaatatttgtaatttcatattgTGACTAATAGATATAAACAGATACTTAATACTATTTAAGGATTTATTTTATGTGATATTGTacactaaatataaaaaattacaccTTCCTCGATTAATAGATGGAATTAACTTTTGAGgacgtacaaaatattttttgtataaactttaatacgtacaaaatatttaagagagctattataaatatcttttatcaatattttaattgatgcgttttaagaaaattatttctttttgcaaAAAGAATTGTGTTAGCATCACTTTAGACATAATTTAAGTAGTAAACACTATGCTAAAGTTTctgttcttttaaaaatatgatgcATTTAAGgattgaaatatgtaaagGTATGATATATGATTGATGAAGGtatgattatataaataaattaaattattgtttgtagtaatttaaaaagttaaaatgtgtgaaatcaatttttcattttcggtTAAATTATAATCAGAATTATAAACGTTGTCGATTTCacatgattattttatttaatatgtattatcatCGTAACcttatattgttaaatatatttatatttataacctTTTGAGTGCCAAAGTTGAtcgaaaaaatgtatgtatacgaAAAATGTCAAATTGTGCGATCGCTCTCGAGcgaattatgtaattaaattatgtagCACTTAAAACTTTCCATGCCAATCTATTTTCGGTAAaagttgaattttttattaaaataattgtccCCATAGTGCACGTAAAACAAGTTTATAAGTGTTAAGATAAAGAAGTAAGTATGTACACTGTTTGTAGTACATATGGTTTGAATGGAAAAATTACGCGAAAATAGTGTGACATGGAAACCGTCAAGCGGTTAAAAGTATTTACAAATTGATCAATTTAAAGCcaaattgtttctttgtcttaaaagaatgatattttaaaataaattgtttgcaTAGATATTGAGTTAAAACTTAAGTTCAATTATAAGATTGTAGGAAAGAGTGCATATTAAGTTGAGTACtaagttcgtttatttataaatgcaaGACTCGtggtaattattgaaattttcggGTATAAGCTGTGCTCTAAAATACATATTCCGACATATATTTCATCAAGATAATAGTTAGctttattacgaataaaaaagtataCTCGATTTCTGTCCCATTTGGGTTCAGTGGACTTCTTGTTACAATGATGATGCTAACTAAACGAAACGTCAgaataattctttcaaaacCTTATCTAACACGTTCTTCAAAAAATGTTCGATTGTTTCGAAAAATGTCTATCTCATGATTTCAATGGTTATGATAATTAAACATATCAGGTTAAGTTAAGTCCTCCAAGGATGTATatgattgtatataatttagtaAGTACTTCTGTATGTAgtatgtattttgtaatagGTAAAACTTTTTTGATGATGAGTGAGTGCAgcattatttttgatatttaatattgctTTATTTCTGGAAAGAACAATG
It encodes the following:
- the LOC132915327 gene encoding lysophospholipid acyltransferase 5; amino-acid sequence: MSSSMLLSLSETLNTSEAALRLLISIFLGLPIALLHRYTLYGKCPVFQHIFFATCGVLICLWNYGLNILHSAAAMYVTYCVLKRLGGSSLSVVIIFIFNMAYLLCGYYMTSTDDYDIKWTMPQCVLTLRLIGLAFNLLDGQKPEEKLSVSQKQVALKEQPTFLEIAAFAYFPGSFLVGPQFSMKRYLDYVNGRYTMIDTNSFSMKEEIELHDCIIPGISRMFVGCIYLTFYQLGTSYIPNQYLLSAEFREQTFLKRLFTIGFWGHFNLYKYISCWLLAEGVCTTFGLTYNGKDEKGRPLWNGCENVKLLKFETATQFNDYILSFNINTNNWCAEYIYKRLKFLGSKIYSQFFTLVFLAVWHGLHSGYYVCFFLEFIIMYAEKDLSQILKRQQKLQSLLNSRPELQILTWILMNMYTFIFMGYCLVCFTFLSYPRYHQVYFSIYYCGHIIYLSYPLISLFIKIFFLKKRSKKLEE